A segment of the Candidatus Nitrososphaera gargensis Ga9.2 genome:
AAGCGTCTTTATGATGCCTGCCGGCCTCATGTCAAAGACTTTGTGGACCTTGGCTTCGATCTCTTCTTCCGAGGCCTTGCCGGTGCCAAACGTGTCTATCATTATAGAGACTGGTTCTGCCACACCTATCGCGTAGGCCACCTGCACTTCGCACTTGTCCGCAAGACCTGCAGCAACAATGTTCTTGGCCACGTATCTTGCCATGTAGCAGGCAGACCTGTCTACCTTTGACGGGTCCTTACCAGAGAACGCCCCGCCTCCATGCCTCCCCATGCCGCCATAGGTATCAGCAATTATCTTTCTACCTGTCAGGCCAGTGTCGCCGGGCGGGCCGCCTATCACGAACCTGCCTGTCGGGTTGACAAGGAACTTTGTCCTGCTATCAATCCAGCTGCCGCAGACTGGTTTTACCACCTTGTTGATTATCTCTTCTCGCAGCTGACTCATGCCAATGTCCGGCGAGTGCTGTGTCGAGACGACTACCGTGTCAATGCGTTTTGGAACGCCGTCTTCATAAACGACAGAGACTTGGGACTTGCCGTCCGGCCTGACCCAGCTCAGCTCTTTCTTTTTGCGCACTTGTGCCAGCTTCATCGATATCTGGTGAGCCATCGTGATCGGAAGTGGCATCAATTCTGGTGTTTCGTTTGTGGCGTATCCAAACATGAGCCCCTGATCGCCGGCTCCCTGCTCCTTGTTTGAAGTGGCCGTGACGCCCAGGGAGATATCAGG
Coding sequences within it:
- the metK gene encoding methionine adenosyltransferase, coding for MVRRWLFTSESVTEGHPDKVCDQISDAVLDDFLRQDPDSRVAIESMTTTGIVFVAGEVTSKGRVDVQKIVRDTIREIGYDKPDYGFDCDSCAVLAALHEQSPDISLGVTATSNKEQGAGDQGLMFGYATNETPELMPLPITMAHQISMKLAQVRKKKELSWVRPDGKSQVSVVYEDGVPKRIDTVVVSTQHSPDIGMSQLREEIINKVVKPVCGSWIDSRTKFLVNPTGRFVIGGPPGDTGLTGRKIIADTYGGMGRHGGGAFSGKDPSKVDRSACYMARYVAKNIVAAGLADKCEVQVAYAIGVAEPVSIMIDTFGTGKASEEEIEAKVHKVFDMRPAGIIKTLDLKRPIYHKTAAYGHFGRNDQNFTWEKTDKAFELR